The following proteins come from a genomic window of Nicotiana tomentosiformis chromosome 12, ASM39032v3, whole genome shotgun sequence:
- the LOC104120635 gene encoding phytochrome-interacting ankyrin-repeat protein 2-like yields MEEDRVGLIRRSRRMQMTAGDTDDRGWTPLHIVARKGDLKQVRRLLNEGMDANVMAGGPKSYGMTPLHLAAKGGHVRVMDELLERGADIDARAKGACAWTPLHHAAKERKKKAIKFLIRNGAFLPDDISDTRFNPPLHYCPGLEWAYEEMKLLQLESSSSGEASYSSEN; encoded by the exons ATGGAGGAGGATAGGGTTGGTTTAATTAGACGCTCGAGGAGAATGCAGATGACTGCAGGTGATACAGATGATCGTGGTTGGACTCCTCTTCACATTGTTGCTCGGAAGGGTGACCTGAAACAG GTTAGAAGACTTCTTAATGAAGGCATGGATGCAAATGTGATGGCAGGGGGCCCTAAATCATATGGTATGACCCCACTCCATCTTGCTGCCAAGGGAGGTCACGTGCGAGTTATGGATGAATTGCTTGAGAGAGGTGCTGATATCGATGCTCGAGCCAAGGGTGCATGTGCAT GGACTCCACTCCATCATGCTGctaaagagagaaagaagaaagcaATTAAATTCTTGATTAGAAACGGTGCTTTTCTGCCAGATGACATCTCTGACACCAGGTTCAATCCACCACTCCACTATTGTCCTGGTCTCGAATGGGCTTATGAGGAGATGAAGCTGCTTCAGCTAGAGAGTTCATCATCTGGTGAGGCCTCCTACAGCTCGGAAAACTGA